From the genome of Bacteroides sp. MSB163, one region includes:
- a CDS encoding acyl carrier protein — MEKLLEILQRVRPDVDFNNETLLIDDGILDSMDVVSIISELDDEFGVQVRINELIPDNFNSVEAIWNLIQNLKNPKKNTK, encoded by the coding sequence ATGGAGAAACTATTGGAAATATTGCAACGTGTTCGACCAGATGTCGATTTCAACAATGAAACATTATTAATTGATGATGGAATTTTGGATTCAATGGATGTCGTGTCTATTATATCTGAGTTAGATGATGAATTTGGCGTACAAGTTCGTATTAATGAACTAATTCCCGATAATTTCAATTCAGTTGAAGCGATTTGGAATTTGATTCAGAACTTGAAAAATCCTAAAAAAAATACTAAATGA
- a CDS encoding DegT/DnrJ/EryC1/StrS family aminotransferase, with translation MKIPFSPPYIDEAVINEVVDSLRSGWITSGPKVKALEEEIKVFSNAQEVLCVNSWTSGAIMMLRWLGVTTEDEVIVPAYTYSATALAVLHAGAKPVMVDSGEDFNISVDAIRKAITPRTKAIIPVDIAGFPCDYDRIMRLVNEPEIRNLFQATSLVQEKLGRILVMNDAAHSLGAYYSKNQRTGCETDIAIFSLHAVKNVTTAEGGAICLNLPEPFDNAELYKELRMMSLNCQTKDAFSKSKAGGWRYDIVGLGMKINMADVNAAIGLAQIREYPELLKERKRVFNTYSKAFADCDWAILPPSEDREKESSYHIYALRIKDFTEEQRDRMIDEIAKSEVAVNVHFIPMPMLSFFSSLGYDIRNYPQAYENFKGEISLPIYPQLDEEKLDFIIKAVKDAYLKVTVDR, from the coding sequence ATGAAAATTCCATTTTCGCCCCCTTATATTGACGAGGCGGTCATCAACGAAGTCGTTGATTCGTTACGTTCGGGCTGGATAACTTCCGGTCCTAAAGTAAAAGCATTGGAAGAAGAAATAAAAGTATTCTCTAATGCTCAAGAAGTGCTTTGTGTAAACTCATGGACTTCGGGAGCTATTATGATGCTTCGTTGGTTGGGAGTAACTACTGAAGATGAAGTAATTGTTCCGGCGTATACATATAGTGCTACGGCATTAGCAGTCCTTCATGCGGGTGCAAAGCCTGTTATGGTAGATTCCGGAGAGGATTTCAATATCTCTGTGGATGCTATTCGAAAAGCAATTACGCCAAGGACCAAGGCTATTATTCCGGTAGATATTGCGGGCTTCCCTTGTGATTACGACCGTATCATGAGACTCGTTAATGAACCGGAAATACGCAATCTGTTTCAGGCGACGTCATTGGTACAGGAAAAATTAGGACGTATTCTTGTAATGAATGATGCGGCCCATTCTTTGGGAGCTTATTACAGCAAGAATCAGCGTACAGGATGCGAAACGGATATTGCTATCTTCTCTCTTCACGCCGTAAAGAATGTGACGACGGCCGAAGGAGGAGCCATCTGCCTGAATTTGCCCGAACCGTTTGATAATGCGGAACTCTACAAAGAATTGCGTATGATGAGTTTGAATTGTCAAACTAAAGATGCTTTTTCCAAATCCAAAGCCGGTGGTTGGCGTTATGACATAGTCGGTCTGGGAATGAAAATAAATATGGCTGATGTAAATGCAGCTATCGGTTTGGCTCAGATACGGGAATATCCTGAACTACTGAAAGAACGTAAAAGAGTATTCAATACCTATTCTAAAGCATTTGCTGATTGTGACTGGGCTATTTTGCCACCTTCTGAAGATAGAGAAAAAGAAAGCTCATATCATATCTATGCATTGCGTATCAAAGATTTCACAGAGGAACAGCGTGATCGTATGATTGATGAAATCGCGAAAAGTGAGGTTGCCGTGAACGTTCATTTTATCCCGATGCCGATGCTTTCCTTCTTCAGCTCGTTGGGATATGATATAAGGAACTATCCACAAGCTTATGAGAATTTTAAAGGTGAAATCTCCTTGCCCATTTATCCACAGTTGGATGAAGAAAAGCTGGACTTTATAATCAAAGCTGTAAAAGATGCATACCTTAAAGTGACTGTTGATAGGTGA
- a CDS encoding ATP-binding protein yields MKFYNREKELDELQKVRELAFSEHSKLTVLTGRRRIGKTSLIFKSCENTLTLYWFVKRSNEADLCSKFAETVAQVLNITIPGKIYNFTELFEFVMEQGIRNKFNLVIDEFQEFYNINPSIYSGMQDIWDRFRTRTNVNLIVSGSVYTLMEQIFKNAKEPLYGRSDRVLKLYPFTTDVIKQILHDYKPDYTPDDLLALYTFTGGVPKYIELLMDAGTTEMESMVDFMVQPDSPFIDEGNTLLIQEFGKKYGNYFSIIGAIAEGRNTITEMEAKLGISLGGYLKRLEEDYSIVSKKRPIFSKEGTQTVRYEISDPFLRFWFRYFDKYQSLLEIRNFSGLSSIIKRDYPTYSGFMLEDYFRQKMIESGEFLNIGSWWETKGNANEIDIVGIYLFEKKALIAEVKRLRKNFKPELFQSKIEAIHKKVLFKYEIEGKCLTLEDM; encoded by the coding sequence ATGAAATTCTACAACCGCGAGAAAGAATTGGACGAACTGCAAAAAGTGCGTGAGTTAGCTTTTTCAGAACATTCAAAGCTAACAGTTTTGACAGGGCGTCGACGTATAGGCAAAACAAGCCTGATATTTAAGAGTTGCGAAAACACTCTTACTCTTTATTGGTTCGTCAAACGAAGTAATGAGGCAGATTTGTGCTCTAAGTTTGCAGAAACCGTTGCCCAGGTTTTAAATATAACTATTCCCGGAAAGATATACAACTTCACTGAACTCTTTGAGTTTGTTATGGAGCAGGGTATCCGGAATAAATTCAATTTAGTTATCGATGAGTTTCAGGAATTCTATAATATCAATCCCTCCATTTACAGTGGCATGCAGGACATTTGGGACCGTTTCCGTACCCGAACAAATGTCAACCTCATCGTCAGTGGCTCTGTATACACATTAATGGAGCAGATATTCAAGAATGCCAAAGAACCATTATATGGAAGGAGTGACAGAGTTTTGAAATTGTATCCCTTTACCACTGATGTTATCAAACAAATACTACATGATTACAAACCTGACTACACGCCTGATGACTTACTGGCACTCTACACATTTACCGGAGGCGTCCCTAAATATATAGAATTATTAATGGATGCCGGAACAACTGAAATGGAAAGCATGGTTGACTTCATGGTACAGCCCGACTCTCCCTTTATAGATGAAGGAAACACTTTATTAATACAAGAATTCGGAAAGAAATACGGCAATTATTTCTCTATTATAGGAGCTATTGCCGAGGGAAGAAATACGATTACTGAAATGGAAGCGAAGTTAGGGATCAGCCTAGGCGGATATCTGAAACGCCTGGAAGAAGATTATAGCATAGTTTCCAAAAAGCGCCCTATATTCTCGAAAGAAGGGACGCAAACCGTAAGGTATGAAATATCCGATCCATTTTTACGTTTCTGGTTCCGGTATTTCGATAAATATCAATCATTGCTGGAGATACGGAATTTCAGTGGATTAAGTAGTATTATTAAAAGAGACTATCCTACTTATTCAGGTTTCATGTTAGAGGACTATTTTCGCCAGAAAATGATAGAGAGCGGGGAATTTCTGAATATCGGCTCTTGGTGGGAAACTAAAGGTAATGCTAATGAGATAGATATAGTGGGGATTTATTTATTTGAGAAAAAAGCACTTATTGCAGAAGTTAAACGATTGCGAAAGAATTTCAAACCTGAGTTGTTCCAAAGCAAGATAGAAGCGATTCATAAAAAAGTACTTTTCAAATATGAGATTGAGGGAAAATGCTTGACGTTGGAGGATATGTAA
- a CDS encoding SDR family NAD(P)-dependent oxidoreductase — MNSAIDFTNKTFVVAGAGGIGAATAKTLNAYGARILLLDLNENNLNRTLLELKGEGNKTYICDFSAIHTIEPCVNSIIEENGPVDGLVFCVGVGVVRPLKLSKYEFMLKVMNVNFFSFIEMIRCFSTRNAYNLQGMNVVGVSAIGAFLGNSTKTAYCASKAAMNSAVRCIAKELAPKNIRINTVAPGVTDTPMARMSENYGGDSEEYKQILHRQYLGICQPEDIANTVVYLMSDLSKMVTGSCISVDGGKLSS; from the coding sequence ATGAATAGTGCTATAGATTTTACAAATAAGACTTTTGTTGTGGCTGGTGCTGGTGGCATTGGTGCTGCAACAGCTAAAACACTTAATGCTTATGGTGCTCGAATTCTTTTATTAGATCTCAATGAAAATAATCTCAATAGAACTTTACTAGAACTCAAAGGTGAAGGAAATAAAACATATATATGTGACTTCTCGGCAATCCATACTATTGAACCTTGTGTAAACTCCATTATTGAAGAGAATGGTCCTGTGGACGGATTGGTATTTTGTGTTGGAGTTGGTGTAGTGCGTCCCTTAAAGTTGTCAAAATACGAATTTATGCTGAAAGTGATGAATGTTAATTTTTTTTCATTCATAGAGATGATAAGATGTTTTTCTACTCGTAACGCATATAATTTACAAGGTATGAATGTTGTTGGCGTTTCAGCAATTGGTGCTTTTCTTGGAAATTCAACGAAAACTGCATATTGTGCATCTAAGGCTGCTATGAATTCTGCTGTTCGCTGTATTGCAAAAGAATTAGCTCCTAAAAATATTCGTATAAATACAGTTGCACCTGGTGTTACTGATACTCCTATGGCAAGAATGTCTGAAAATTATGGGGGGGATTCTGAGGAATACAAACAGATACTACACCGACAGTATTTAGGCATTTGTCAGCCCGAAGACATTGCAAATACAGTGGTTTATTTAATGAGTGACTTGTCTAAAATGGTTACAGGTAGTTGCATTAGTGTTGATGGCGGTAAATTATCATCATAA
- a CDS encoding GNAT family N-acetyltransferase produces MMLNKINTIERYVEIVEQYRSKEGASNDYLQREAETLINNGELFEVCDRHNAFLFVKKNTGFRMYYYINDFSAKPDFNELKDVVVEILYRGKSYFPQKEIEFLEKVGFRVNLIRDQYLGVYKDLERPIKIEGVKVEFAKNLWEIEKACKLFNDSFDILSGDYITSDMYEKLLINNAIWIAHGIDNDEFLGALHQTFTGKTACISHVAVIPEGRGRHVGQVLLDTFIENNMENEKHRYMLWVQHQNTVAVSMYQKKGFKYTFKSTISLIK; encoded by the coding sequence ATGATGCTCAATAAAATAAATACTATTGAACGATATGTGGAGATAGTTGAACAATATCGAAGTAAAGAAGGGGCTTCCAACGATTATTTGCAAAGAGAAGCGGAGACTTTGATAAATAACGGTGAACTTTTTGAAGTTTGTGATAGGCATAATGCTTTTCTTTTTGTGAAAAAAAATACTGGATTTAGAATGTATTATTATATCAATGATTTTAGTGCAAAACCAGATTTTAATGAACTTAAAGATGTAGTGGTTGAAATTTTATATCGTGGAAAAAGTTATTTTCCACAGAAAGAAATAGAATTTCTTGAAAAGGTAGGGTTTAGGGTTAATCTTATTAGAGACCAGTATTTAGGAGTATATAAGGATTTGGAAAGACCAATTAAAATAGAAGGGGTGAAAGTCGAATTTGCAAAAAACTTATGGGAGATAGAAAAAGCTTGTAAGTTATTTAATGATTCATTTGATATTTTGAGTGGCGATTATATAACTTCTGATATGTATGAAAAATTATTGATAAATAATGCTATTTGGATTGCGCATGGCATTGATAATGATGAATTTCTAGGGGCATTGCATCAGACTTTTACAGGTAAAACAGCTTGTATTTCACATGTGGCAGTTATTCCTGAAGGAAGAGGTAGACACGTAGGACAAGTTCTGCTTGATACGTTTATAGAAAATAATATGGAAAATGAGAAACATCGTTATATGCTTTGGGTGCAACATCAGAATACTGTAGCTGTTAGTATGTATCAGAAGAAAGGATTTAAGTATACTTTTAAATCGACAATATCATTAATAAAATAA
- a CDS encoding sugar transferase: MIRFFDILFSFLGILFLSPVFLFLYIAIRLESKGGGFYKQLRVGRGGTDFYVYKFRSMRIGADKQGLITVGGRDPRITRIGYFIRKYKLDELPQLFNVLKGDMSLVGPRPEVRKYVELYTEEQRRVLSVRPGITDYASIEYVDENTILGQAEDADKAYVELILPDKIRYNMKYIGHQSVMEYFKIIFLTIWSIVR, from the coding sequence ATGATTCGTTTTTTTGATATTTTATTTTCCTTTCTGGGTATTCTATTCTTATCTCCTGTTTTCCTTTTCCTGTATATTGCTATCCGTCTAGAAAGTAAAGGTGGTGGTTTCTATAAACAGCTACGTGTGGGACGTGGAGGGACGGATTTTTATGTCTATAAGTTCCGTTCAATGCGTATAGGAGCTGATAAGCAAGGTTTGATAACTGTAGGCGGACGAGATCCCCGGATTACCCGTATCGGGTATTTTATCCGCAAATATAAATTAGATGAACTACCTCAGTTATTCAATGTATTGAAGGGTGATATGAGTCTGGTAGGGCCGCGTCCGGAGGTTCGTAAATATGTGGAACTCTACACTGAGGAACAGCGGAGAGTGTTGTCTGTTCGCCCGGGAATTACGGATTATGCATCTATAGAATATGTAGATGAAAATACGATTTTGGGACAGGCTGAGGATGCGGACAAAGCGTATGTAGAGCTGATACTTCCGGATAAGATACGCTACAATATGAAATATATTGGGCATCAGTCTGTAATGGAATATTTCAAGATTATATTTCTGACAATATGGAGCATTGTCCGCTGA
- a CDS encoding acyl carrier protein: MTIEEKIAVLEDMLELENGTLTVETKLSTVDEFDSMAKLSLIVISDEEFGKKLTGEQLREFKTIGDILTFWE; encoded by the coding sequence ATGACTATTGAAGAAAAAATTGCAGTTCTAGAAGATATGCTGGAACTAGAGAATGGTACATTGACTGTGGAGACGAAACTTTCTACGGTAGATGAATTTGATTCTATGGCGAAACTTTCGCTTATTGTTATTTCTGATGAAGAATTCGGAAAGAAATTAACAGGTGAACAGCTTCGTGAGTTCAAAACCATAGGTGATATTCTTACATTTTGGGAATAA
- a CDS encoding amidophosphoribosyltransferase — MGGFFGTVSKASCVTDLFYGTDYNSHLGTKRGGLATYDAEEGMFARSIHNLESTYFRTKFEDELDKFKGNVGIGIISDTDPQPIIINSHLGRFAIVTVAKIVNLEEIEAELLSQNMHFAELSSGNTNQTELISLLIIQGKTFVEGIENVYRRVKGSCSMLLLSEDGSIIAARDKWGRTPIVIGRKEGAYAATSESSSFPNLDYEIDRYLGPGEIVRMTADGVEQLRKPEEKMQICSFLWVYYGFPTSCYEGRNVEEVRFTSGLKMGQSDDSDVDCACGIPDSGVGMALGYAEGKGVPYHRAISKYTPTWPRSFTPSKQEMRSLVAKMKLIPNRAMLEGKRLLFCDDSIVRGTQLRDNVKVLYEYGAKEVHIRIACPPLIYACPFVGFTASKSPLELITRRIIAELEGDADKNLEKYAITGSPEYEKMVSIIAERFGLTTLKFNTLETLIESIGLPKCKVCTHCFDGSSCF; from the coding sequence ATGGGAGGATTTTTCGGGACAGTCTCCAAAGCGAGCTGTGTGACGGATTTATTTTACGGTACAGATTATAATTCACATTTAGGAACTAAGCGGGGCGGGCTTGCCACGTATGATGCAGAAGAGGGCATGTTTGCCCGATCCATTCATAACCTGGAGAGCACTTATTTCCGAACCAAGTTTGAAGACGAACTGGATAAGTTTAAAGGAAATGTCGGAATAGGAATCATCAGCGATACAGACCCGCAACCCATCATCATTAACTCCCACCTCGGACGCTTTGCTATTGTAACAGTAGCCAAAATTGTGAATCTGGAAGAAATAGAAGCAGAGCTACTTTCCCAAAATATGCACTTCGCCGAACTGAGTTCAGGCAATACCAATCAAACTGAGCTTATCTCACTACTCATCATACAAGGAAAAACTTTTGTAGAAGGTATAGAAAATGTTTACCGCCGTGTCAAAGGCTCTTGCTCTATGTTGCTGTTATCAGAAGATGGCAGTATCATTGCGGCTCGTGACAAGTGGGGACGCACTCCGATTGTAATTGGCCGGAAAGAAGGGGCATACGCTGCAACCAGTGAGTCAAGCAGTTTCCCGAATCTGGATTATGAAATAGACCGCTATCTCGGTCCGGGAGAGATCGTTCGTATGACTGCCGATGGAGTGGAACAACTGCGGAAGCCGGAGGAAAAGATGCAGATTTGTTCTTTCCTGTGGGTATATTACGGTTTTCCCACTTCCTGCTATGAAGGTCGTAATGTAGAGGAAGTACGTTTTACCAGTGGCTTAAAGATGGGGCAGAGCGATGATTCTGACGTAGATTGTGCTTGCGGTATTCCTGATTCCGGTGTAGGTATGGCTTTGGGGTATGCCGAAGGAAAAGGAGTTCCTTATCATCGTGCTATTTCTAAATATACACCGACATGGCCGCGCAGCTTCACTCCCAGTAAGCAGGAGATGCGCTCATTGGTAGCGAAGATGAAACTGATACCAAACCGTGCTATGCTGGAAGGCAAGCGCTTATTGTTCTGTGACGACTCCATAGTACGGGGGACGCAACTTCGGGATAATGTGAAAGTACTGTATGAATATGGTGCCAAGGAAGTACATATCCGTATTGCTTGTCCACCGTTGATTTATGCTTGTCCGTTTGTAGGTTTCACGGCATCCAAGAGCCCGCTGGAATTGATTACACGTCGTATTATTGCAGAACTGGAGGGAGATGCCGACAAGAATCTGGAGAAATATGCCATTACCGGTTCACCGGAATATGAGAAGATGGTCAGCATTATTGCCGAACGTTTTGGCCTTACAACTTTGAAGTTTAATACCCTGGAAACTCTCATCGAGTCCATCGGATTGCCGAAATGTAAGGTTTGTACACATTGTTTTGATGGAAGTAGTTGCTTTTAA
- a CDS encoding MBL fold metallo-hydrolase: MLKVKKIINDAPSSNMYVLFEEGQNNAFLIDVSDVKVLFNELPKDLNIRGIFLTHTHFDHIAGINELVSRFPSCSIYTSKYGEEALYDDRKNFSFYYEHSTIYEGQNVILLSSGDEVQLFNNVMLYVIETPGHCPSCLTYYTDNYIFTGDSYIPNVKVVTKLPYGDKIKAETSIEHILCLAESRIVYAGHDVDKWKSIL; the protein is encoded by the coding sequence ATGCTCAAGGTTAAAAAAATCATTAACGATGCCCCTTCTTCAAATATGTATGTACTATTTGAGGAGGGGCAGAATAATGCTTTTCTTATAGATGTGAGTGATGTAAAAGTGTTGTTTAATGAATTGCCGAAAGATTTGAATATTCGAGGGATTTTTCTTACACATACACACTTCGACCACATTGCAGGCATAAATGAGCTTGTTTCACGATTTCCTAGTTGTAGTATTTATACATCAAAATATGGAGAAGAAGCATTGTATGACGATAGGAAAAATTTTTCGTTTTATTATGAACATTCTACCATATATGAAGGTCAGAATGTGATACTCCTTTCAAGTGGTGATGAAGTTCAATTATTTAATAATGTAATGTTATACGTAATTGAGACACCTGGTCATTGTCCAAGTTGTTTGACTTATTATACGGATAACTATATTTTCACAGGAGATAGTTATATTCCTAATGTTAAAGTTGTAACTAAATTACCGTATGGTGATAAAATAAAAGCAGAGACTTCTATTGAGCATATTCTTTGTTTGGCTGAAAGCAGAATTGTTTATGCAGGACATGATGTGGATAAGTGGAAAAGTATTTTGTAG
- a CDS encoding MFS transporter, with amino-acid sequence MVQDGKSQKIDETDGLPFPQRIWAVVAIGFALCMSVLDINISTVILPTLAHDFGTSDSVITWIVNGYQLAIVVSLLSFSALGEIFGYRKIFLSGIALFCVTSLICALSDSFWTLTTARIFQGFSASAITSVNTAQLRLIYPKTQIGRGMGINAMVIAISAAAGPSVASGILSIASWHWLFAINLPLGIIALILGIKYLPEQKELSKRKFDVISAVANAITFGLLIYTLDGFAHHERYDYLIIQSVILIVVGTYYVRRQLGQESPLLPLDLLRIPIFRLSILTSICSFTAQMLAMISLPFFLQNTLGHSEVMTGLLLTPWPLATLFAAPAAGYLVERIHPGILGSIGMGIFCIGLYSLSMLDAESSIVSICLRLALCGVGFGLFQTPNNSTMIASAPKQRSGGASGMMGMARLMGQTFGTTLVALLFSWVAGSENTEVCLITGSMFALIAAVVSSLRLSQPSAA; translated from the coding sequence ATGGTTCAAGATGGAAAATCCCAGAAAATAGACGAAACAGACGGGCTGCCATTTCCGCAACGAATATGGGCGGTAGTGGCTATTGGATTCGCTCTCTGTATGTCAGTGCTCGATATCAACATCAGTACTGTAATCCTCCCTACCCTCGCACATGATTTTGGAACTTCGGACTCTGTGATTACCTGGATTGTCAATGGTTATCAATTGGCTATTGTAGTGTCATTACTTTCTTTTTCTGCATTGGGCGAAATCTTCGGATATCGTAAGATATTCCTCTCCGGCATTGCTTTATTTTGTGTGACATCACTTATATGCGCCTTATCCGATTCCTTCTGGACTCTGACAACCGCCCGTATTTTCCAGGGATTCAGTGCATCAGCTATCACCAGTGTAAATACAGCCCAGCTTCGTCTTATCTATCCGAAAACACAGATAGGACGTGGAATGGGGATTAATGCAATGGTAATTGCCATATCGGCGGCGGCAGGTCCTTCTGTTGCCAGTGGTATTTTGTCAATAGCTTCCTGGCACTGGTTATTTGCGATAAATTTGCCATTGGGGATCATTGCCCTGATATTGGGAATCAAGTATCTTCCTGAGCAAAAGGAACTATCGAAACGTAAGTTTGACGTTATCAGTGCGGTGGCCAATGCTATTACCTTCGGATTATTGATTTATACATTGGATGGTTTTGCGCATCATGAACGCTATGATTATCTGATAATCCAGTCAGTGATATTGATTGTCGTAGGAACATATTATGTACGTCGGCAGTTGGGGCAAGAGTCCCCCCTGTTGCCGTTAGACTTACTGAGAATCCCCATTTTCAGGCTCTCGATTCTGACTTCCATCTGTTCATTCACCGCGCAGATGCTGGCTATGATTTCGCTGCCCTTCTTTCTGCAAAACACATTGGGACATAGCGAAGTCATGACGGGACTCCTACTGACTCCTTGGCCTCTCGCCACACTGTTTGCTGCACCGGCCGCCGGCTACCTGGTAGAACGTATTCACCCGGGAATATTGGGAAGTATCGGGATGGGAATATTCTGTATAGGTCTTTACTCGCTTTCGATGTTGGACGCAGAATCATCGATTGTCAGTATCTGTTTACGGTTAGCTCTTTGTGGAGTCGGATTCGGACTCTTTCAGACACCGAATAACAGTACAATGATTGCTTCCGCACCCAAACAGCGTTCCGGTGGAGCCAGTGGAATGATGGGAATGGCACGGCTCATGGGGCAGACATTCGGAACGACGCTTGTGGCATTATTATTCAGTTGGGTAGCAGGAAGTGAGAACACGGAGGTGTGTTTGATAACGGGGAGTATGTTTGCACTGATTGCTGCGGTAGTGAGCAGTTTGAGGTTATCGCAGCCGTCGGCTGCTTAA
- the pepT gene encoding peptidase T — MALVERFLKYVSFNTQSSEETEVTPSTPGQMVFAKYLKEELESLGLEDITLDEHGYLFATLPANIDKPVPTIGFIAHMDTSPDMSGKDVSSRIVQNYDGSDIVLCAEENVVLSPSQFPELLNHKGEDLIVTNGKTLLGADDKAGIAEIVSAIVYLKEHPEIKHGKIRIGFNPDEEIGLGAHKFDVEKFGCDWAYTMDGGEVGELEFENFNAASARITFKGRNVHPGYAKNKMINSIRVANRFCAMLPAHETPEHTEGYEGFYHLISFNGDVEQTTVAYIIRDHDRARFESRKKKIERFVSEINAEYGEGTATLELRDQYYNMREKIEPVMHIIDTAFAAMEAVGVKPNVKPIRGGTDGAQLSFKGLPCPNIFAGGLNFHGRYEFAPIQNMEKAMKVIVKIAELVAIK, encoded by the coding sequence ATGGCTTTAGTAGAACGTTTTTTGAAGTATGTAAGCTTCAACACCCAGTCCAGTGAAGAGACAGAGGTGACTCCAAGTACTCCGGGGCAAATGGTATTTGCCAAATATTTGAAAGAAGAATTAGAGTCTTTAGGTTTGGAAGACATAACGCTGGATGAGCATGGCTATTTGTTTGCCACACTTCCGGCAAATATCGATAAACCGGTACCTACTATTGGTTTTATCGCCCACATGGACACCAGTCCCGATATGAGTGGCAAAGATGTATCTTCCCGCATTGTTCAAAACTATGACGGTTCTGATATTGTGCTTTGTGCAGAAGAGAATGTAGTCCTTTCTCCGTCTCAGTTCCCCGAACTGCTGAATCATAAAGGGGAAGACCTGATCGTTACCAATGGCAAGACATTGTTGGGAGCAGATGATAAAGCAGGTATTGCCGAAATCGTTTCTGCGATAGTATACCTGAAAGAGCATCCTGAAATCAAGCATGGCAAGATTCGTATTGGTTTCAATCCGGATGAGGAAATAGGATTGGGCGCACATAAATTCGATGTGGAGAAGTTCGGTTGCGACTGGGCTTATACAATGGATGGCGGTGAAGTAGGAGAGTTGGAGTTTGAAAACTTCAATGCGGCATCTGCCAGAATCACCTTCAAAGGTCGCAATGTACATCCGGGTTACGCCAAGAATAAGATGATTAATTCAATTCGCGTAGCCAACCGTTTCTGTGCGATGTTACCTGCTCATGAAACGCCCGAACATACCGAAGGTTACGAAGGCTTCTACCATCTCATCAGTTTCAACGGCGATGTGGAGCAGACTACAGTGGCCTATATTATCCGTGATCATGACCGTGCACGTTTCGAGAGCCGCAAGAAGAAAATAGAACGCTTTGTCAGTGAAATCAATGCTGAATATGGTGAAGGTACAGCAACGCTTGAACTCCGTGACCAATATTATAATATGCGCGAGAAGATTGAACCGGTAATGCATATCATTGATACGGCTTTTGCCGCAATGGAGGCTGTAGGTGTGAAACCGAATGTGAAACCTATCCGTGGTGGTACGGATGGCGCGCAGCTTTCTTTCAAAGGTTTGCCTTGCCCCAATATCTTTGCAGGTGGTCTGAACTTCCATGGACGATATGAATTCGCTCCTATCCAGAATATGGAGAAAGCGATGAAGGTCATCGTGAAGATTGCTGAACTTGTTGCTATAAAATAA
- a CDS encoding SDR family oxidoreductase, whose protein sequence is MDLTDKRILLIGGSNVLDEAIFRQIKELGAKVEVYEERNTAHIESYIKQLVKSNGAFDGVVFAIVHSDFKPLQFVKPGNLNEILNDNFNVFIEVVRSLKKAKGMENGASIVAMSSISSIKAMKAKMAFCSSKAALDAAVRCLAVEFANDGIRVNSVQKGGVDADFEKNHIQSISAINGGLVQQQILGLTKAEEVANVIAFLLSDATKTITGTSIVIDGGYIL, encoded by the coding sequence ATGGATTTGACTGATAAGCGTATATTGCTTATTGGAGGTTCAAATGTTTTAGACGAAGCAATTTTTCGTCAGATCAAAGAACTTGGTGCGAAAGTCGAAGTGTATGAAGAGAGAAATACAGCACACATTGAGTCATATATCAAACAACTCGTAAAATCCAATGGTGCCTTTGATGGTGTTGTATTTGCTATTGTACACAGTGATTTTAAACCACTTCAATTTGTTAAACCTGGAAATTTGAATGAAATTTTGAATGACAATTTCAATGTTTTTATTGAGGTCGTACGTTCGCTCAAGAAAGCAAAAGGGATGGAAAACGGAGCAAGTATTGTAGCAATGTCCTCTATTAGTAGCATCAAAGCTATGAAAGCAAAGATGGCTTTCTGTTCTTCAAAAGCTGCTTTGGATGCAGCTGTTAGGTGTTTGGCTGTTGAATTTGCCAATGATGGTATTCGAGTGAATTCTGTCCAAAAAGGTGGAGTTGACGCTGATTTTGAAAAAAATCATATTCAGAGTATTAGTGCTATTAATGGCGGTTTAGTACAGCAGCAGATTTTGGGGTTGACAAAAGCGGAAGAGGTAGCAAATGTAATCGCCTTTTTACTTAGTGATGCTACTAAAACGATTACGGGTACATCAATAGTAATAGATGGAGGATATATATTATGA